A stretch of the Halomonas sp. BDJS001 genome encodes the following:
- the pstB gene encoding phosphate ABC transporter ATP-binding protein PstB: protein MNSQAPVMNGQQTPAVGQPYTRNETACHDLSFRIRDLNLWYGKNQALNNLNIDLFQKNVTALIGPSGCGKSTFLRCLNRMNDLIPGVRVEGLVEMDGLDVNAPKMDEVALRRRVGMVFQKPNPFPKSIFENIAYAPRMHDLVSRKTEQEELVEKALRDAGLWNEVKDKLHEPGTSLSGGQQQRLCIARAIAVQPDVILMDEPTSALDPISTATIEDLMDKLKEKFTIITVTHNMQQAARVADYTAFFHLGEIIEYNDTKVMFSTPAQKKTEDYISGRYG from the coding sequence ATGAATAGCCAAGCACCTGTAATGAATGGCCAGCAGACCCCTGCAGTTGGGCAACCATATACCCGAAATGAAACAGCGTGCCACGACCTGAGTTTCCGGATTCGCGATTTGAATCTTTGGTATGGCAAAAACCAGGCGTTGAATAACCTTAACATCGATCTGTTCCAGAAAAATGTGACGGCGCTCATCGGGCCTTCGGGTTGCGGTAAATCGACCTTTCTACGCTGTTTGAACCGTATGAATGATCTGATACCCGGCGTACGTGTTGAAGGTTTGGTCGAGATGGACGGATTAGACGTTAACGCGCCCAAAATGGACGAAGTGGCCTTGCGCCGTCGGGTGGGCATGGTATTCCAAAAGCCGAACCCATTTCCTAAATCGATATTTGAAAACATCGCTTATGCACCGCGTATGCACGATTTGGTTAGCCGTAAAACCGAGCAGGAAGAACTGGTTGAAAAGGCACTGCGCGATGCCGGGCTCTGGAACGAAGTGAAAGACAAGCTGCATGAGCCAGGTACCTCGCTTTCGGGTGGTCAGCAGCAACGGCTGTGTATTGCCCGTGCTATTGCGGTTCAGCCTGATGTCATCTTGATGGATGAGCCCACCTCAGCGCTTGATCCGATCTCAACAGCCACCATCGAAGACTTGATGGACAAGCTGAAAGAGAAGTTCACCATCATTACCGTCACCCATAATATGCAACAGGCGGCGCGAGTGGCGGACTACACGGCGTTCTTCCACCTGGGTGAAATCATTGAGTACAACGACACCAAAGTGATGTTCTCAACCCCGGCCCAGAAGAAGACCGAAGACTATATCTCTGGTCGTTACGGTTAA
- the pstA gene encoding phosphate ABC transporter permease PstA: protein MSHSFDEISQQLKRRHRKSARLKWITMGSLGLAGLFLVLFFADMLNKGLPAFQQAYIQTEINYTEEAETDGRQAFDEELLPLISRTVVRTIPLELRNNPELIGTSKAQWVLANSQVDQYLKGHRHRLNEEEQEALDERVDSGQVDLRFNTTFFGSGDSKIAENAGILSAVVGTIMTMIVTLAISFPIGVMTAVYLEEFAPDNRLTQIIEININNLAAIPSILFGLLGLAIFINFFGVPRSSPLVGGMTLALMTLPVIIISTRTALRSVPESIRHAGFGVGCSRWQVVRDHVLPLAMPGIMTGSIIGLAQAMGETAPLIIVGMVAFIPDVGVSFTNAATVMPAQIFTWAGEPERAFVEKTAGGILVLLTILISLNAFAVVMRKKFERRW, encoded by the coding sequence ATGAGCCACTCTTTTGACGAAATCAGCCAGCAGCTTAAGCGGCGCCACCGGAAGTCTGCCCGCCTGAAATGGATCACCATGGGGTCATTAGGTCTCGCGGGTCTTTTTCTGGTGCTGTTTTTTGCCGATATGCTGAATAAGGGGCTTCCCGCTTTCCAGCAGGCGTATATTCAGACAGAAATAAACTACACCGAAGAAGCAGAAACCGATGGGCGCCAAGCGTTTGATGAAGAGCTGCTGCCCTTAATTAGCCGTACAGTGGTGCGTACAATCCCGTTAGAGCTGCGTAATAATCCTGAGTTGATCGGTACCAGTAAAGCGCAATGGGTACTGGCAAATAGCCAGGTCGACCAATATCTAAAGGGTCACAGGCACCGCTTGAACGAGGAAGAGCAGGAAGCCCTTGACGAACGGGTTGACTCGGGGCAGGTCGATTTACGCTTTAATACCACTTTCTTTGGATCGGGCGATTCAAAAATCGCTGAGAACGCGGGTATTTTATCGGCAGTGGTCGGCACCATTATGACCATGATCGTCACCCTGGCGATATCCTTCCCCATTGGCGTCATGACAGCGGTGTACCTGGAAGAGTTTGCTCCAGATAATCGTCTAACCCAGATTATTGAAATTAACATCAATAATCTGGCGGCCATTCCATCGATTCTGTTTGGTCTGCTGGGCCTTGCTATCTTTATTAACTTTTTCGGGGTGCCGCGTTCGTCCCCATTAGTGGGCGGTATGACGTTGGCACTGATGACACTCCCCGTCATTATTATCTCGACGCGTACCGCCTTGCGCAGTGTGCCTGAATCCATCCGTCATGCGGGGTTTGGAGTGGGTTGTTCGCGCTGGCAAGTGGTTCGCGATCACGTTCTCCCCTTGGCAATGCCGGGTATTATGACCGGCTCTATTATCGGCCTGGCGCAAGCAATGGGTGAAACAGCACCTTTGATCATCGTGGGGATGGTAGCCTTTATCCCTGATGTCGGCGTTTCATTTACTAACGCGGCAACAGTGATGCCAGCGCAAATATTCACCTGGGCCGGTGAGCCTGAACGTGCGTTTGTAGAAAAAACCGCCGGCGGCATTCTGGTGCTACTCACCATACTCATCTCACTCAACGCCTTTGCCGTTGTGATGCGTAAGAAATTTGAGCGTCGCTGGTAG
- a CDS encoding ArsJ-associated glyceraldehyde-3-phosphate dehydrogenase, with product MALRIGINGFGRIGRLALRSLWVKVAAGDVELARINDPGGDAATFAHLLEFDSVHGHWSPGKGIEATDNAIVIDDQSIAFSANKAIADSDWSGCDVVVECSGKMKTTEKLQAYLDQGVGRIVVSAPVKDPGVLNVVMGVNDHLYDPAQHRVVTAASCTTNCLAPVVKVIQETFGIRHGSMTTVHDITNTQTILDAPHKDLRRARACGMSLIPTTTGSAKAITAIFPELEGKLNGHAIRVPLANASLTDMVFELEREVSVDEVNAALKAAADGSLAGILGYEERPLVSIDYRTDPRSSIIDALSTMVVNGTQLKLYAWYDNEWGYANRTAELALKVGREQVARG from the coding sequence GTGGCACTACGTATCGGTATCAACGGTTTTGGACGCATTGGTCGCTTAGCACTGCGCAGCCTGTGGGTAAAGGTGGCCGCAGGTGACGTGGAACTGGCGCGTATCAATGACCCCGGCGGCGATGCGGCCACCTTTGCCCACCTGCTGGAGTTTGATTCGGTGCACGGGCACTGGTCACCAGGGAAAGGTATTGAAGCAACGGATAACGCTATTGTTATCGATGACCAATCCATCGCCTTCAGCGCCAATAAAGCAATTGCCGATAGCGATTGGTCAGGCTGCGATGTAGTGGTCGAGTGCTCGGGCAAAATGAAAACCACCGAAAAGCTGCAGGCATACCTTGATCAAGGGGTAGGGCGGATAGTGGTCAGTGCGCCAGTAAAAGACCCGGGTGTGCTTAATGTGGTGATGGGGGTGAACGACCATCTCTATGATCCCGCTCAACACCGGGTTGTCACCGCTGCTAGCTGTACCACTAACTGTTTGGCGCCAGTGGTTAAAGTAATCCAGGAAACCTTTGGTATCCGCCACGGTTCCATGACCACGGTTCACGACATCACCAATACTCAAACGATACTCGACGCACCGCATAAAGACCTACGTCGTGCCCGCGCCTGCGGTATGAGCTTAATTCCCACCACAACGGGCTCGGCGAAAGCCATCACCGCGATTTTCCCCGAACTGGAAGGGAAGCTAAACGGCCATGCGATACGGGTGCCACTGGCCAATGCATCGCTTACCGATATGGTGTTTGAGCTTGAGCGTGAAGTGAGCGTCGATGAGGTGAATGCTGCATTGAAAGCCGCCGCCGATGGTTCGCTTGCCGGTATTTTAGGCTATGAAGAGCGCCCGCTGGTGTCGATCGATTACCGCACTGACCCCCGCAGCTCGATTATCGATGCGCTCTCCACCATGGTGGTCAATGGCACCCAGCTAAAACTCTACGCCTGGTACGACAATGAATGGGGCTATGCCAACCGCACCGCCGAGCTGGCCCTGAAGGTCGGACGTGAGCAGGTGGCTCGTGGCTGA